Proteins from a genomic interval of Streptomyces sp. NBC_01445:
- a CDS encoding helix-turn-helix domain-containing protein: MDKGKRITGAARDKLAAELKTAYESGASIRSIADSTGRSYGFVHHILTEAGVTLRQRGGVTRNKSSS; this comes from the coding sequence GTGGACAAGGGCAAGCGGATCACCGGTGCAGCACGCGACAAGCTCGCCGCCGAGCTGAAGACCGCATACGAAAGCGGCGCCTCCATCCGGAGCATCGCCGACAGCACAGGACGCTCGTACGGCTTCGTCCACCACATCCTCACCGAGGCAGGCGTCACCCTGCGCCAACGCGGCGGAGTCACCCGCAACAAGTCCAGTTCATAA